From one Leishmania panamensis strain MHOM/PA/94/PSC-1 chromosome 9 sequence genomic stretch:
- a CDS encoding vacuolar transporter chaperone 4 catalytic subunit, putative (TriTrypDB/GeneDB-style sysID: LpmP.09.0210) gives MPYSKAWRSAIYPDFRDQGAYVDYKATKDILHRMKENIANPSTPDELYASLLSQKMRVYEWCERKQEELLKMSLRLYECSKYLTEEEVLTNWSITLASAPKDKGKRLLPREARLIADAIVHELLRFVECRNLNTDTIEHIIGRMYRYAVLGPTGDRWKNIYVEYDYDQISVEEVFLLLSRVYDCVKQTEERISAKGKLSIPTGSEGSQVFDRRSVKYWVHLQDLPFVIARIIPHLPLSTFKDTYQECKTAGIPFRLFSPVSSVYYDNNKFLLYHRRLERIEGSTLIRMRWYSDTYSEDWNALQEDDNVFMEIKVHHEAWSGERSNKRRFAIKEKEVDAFVHAQLSLLPALEKLKRKNASEEEQEKFKSLATEILSKIHAYDLKPVLRTQCGRAAFQRGADQKVRVSIDTGLHMSAEDFGLDHHWRYTGGDSPVSHFPYAVVEVKLQCTENERIAPWIEELMGCRYMESVPKFSKYAHGIASLYGHTSFISMVPYWIHQLNIDIRASTKPEVHLWDPTMGLAAGCLERTADRLIFGTNPAQTQTVGASEAQFLPRTDYAKIYQRVLRILQHDANRAAESSANASMVAASTTNSVGVVDGVADGKANKSMKEGAQGAEMSATSAGAGGAQLGLFPVVQYPVDRRHMAYTTFHLYPYSESGTEPLCYDPKDGKNAFAQVFYGKIPWQTGKRIKVPQKYDPKTLLTSERYMAKWMQLATEFGLLGLSSIQFGKGLFLPQDVANYSPFWKDNFHVVTGVVMVVIALLTQVYAYVAFKARSRRVYARRKIRYDDVVSPTLLTFFLAVSFVVIAMTHVARRYGPMLTGSDSF, from the coding sequence ATGCCGTACAGCAAGGCATGGCGTAGCGCCATATACCCGGACTTCCGGGACCAGGGCGCCTACGTGGACTACAAGGCAACCAAAGACATTCTCCACCGCATGAAGGAAAACATCGCCAACCCGTCGACCCCGGATGAGCTCTACGCCTCTCTCCTGTCGCAGAAGATGCGCGTGTACGAGTGGTGCGAGCGCAAGCAGGAGGAGTTGCTGAAGATGTCACTGCGCCTCTACGAGTGCTCCAAGTACctgacagaggaggaggtgctgacgAACTGGAGTATCACCCTGGCCAGCGCGCCCAAGGACAAGGGGaagcgcctgctgccgcgcgaGGCACGCCTCATCGCGGATGCTATCGTGCACGAGCTGCTCCGCTTCGTCGAGTGCCGCAATCTCAACACTGACACCATCGAGCACATCATTGGCCGCATGTACCGATACGCTGTGTTGGGCCCAACCGGCGACCGCTGGAAGAACATCTACGTCGAGTATGACTACGATCAAATCTCTGTCGAGGaggtcttcctcctcctttcgcGCGTCTACGACTGCGTCAAGCAGACGGAGGAGCGCATTTCGGCCAAGGGGAAATTGAGCATACCCACCGGCTCCGAGGGCTCGCAGGTGTTTGACCGCCGCTCCGTTAAGTACTGGGTGCACCTTCAGGACCTCCCCTTTGTCATTGCACGTATTATCCCGCACCTGCCGCTCAGCACCTTCAAGGACACGTACCAGGAGTGTAAAACGGCGGGCATCCCGTtccgcctcttctcgcccGTCAGCTCCGTCTACTACGACAACAACAAATTCCTCCtctaccaccgccgccttgaGCGCATTGAGGGGAGCACGCTGATCCGCATGCGGTGGTACTCGGACACGTACTCCGAGGACTGGAATGCGCTGCAGGAAGACGACAATGTGTTCATGGAGATTAAGGTGCACCACGAGGCGTGGAGCggcgagcgcagcaacaAGCGCCGCTTTGCCAtcaaagagaaggaggtggaTGCGTTTGTGCATGCGCAGCTGAGcctgctgccggcgctggagaagctgaagcgTAAAAACgcgagcgaagaggagcaggaAAAGTTCAAGTCCCTGGCGACGGAGATTCTCTCGAAGATACATGCCTACGATCTGAAGCCGGTGCTGCGCACACAGTGCGGCCGAGCTGCCTTTCAGCGCGGTGCCGACCAGAAGGTGCGTGTGAGCATTGACACAGGTCTGCACATGTCTGCCGAAGACTTTGGACTCGACCATCACTGGCGCTACACCGGCGGCGACTCGCCTGTCTCGCACTTCCCCTACGCGGTGGTCGAAGTGAAGCTGCAGTGCACTGAGAATGAGCGCATTGCCCCGTGGATTGAAGAGCTGATGGGGTGCCGCTACATGGAGAGCGTCCCCAAGTTCAGCAAGTACGCGCACGGCATCGCCTCCCTGTACGGGCACACCTCCTTCATCAGCATGGTACCGTACTGGATACACCAGCTCAACATCGACATCCGCGCCTCGACGAAGCCGGAGGTGCACCTCTGGGACCCGACGATGGGCCTCGCCGCTGGCTGCCTCGAGCGCACGGCCGATCGTTTGATATTCGGTACCAACCCAGCGCAGACGCAGACGGTAGGGGCGTCGGAGGCGCAATTCCTGCCTCGTACAGATTACGCCAAGATTTACCAGCGTGTTCTACGCATCCTCCAGCACGATGCCAACAGGGCCGCGGAGAGCTCGGCAAACGCGTCAATGGTCGCGGCGTCGACAACGAACTCCGTCGGCGttgtggatggcgttgcggaCGGCAAGGCAAACAAGAGCATGAAAGAGGGGGCCCAGGGAGCAGAGATGTCGGCAACGTCAgccggcgccggcggggCACAGCTTGGCCTCTTCCCCGTGGTGCAGTACCCGGTGGATCGGCGCCATATGGCATATACCACCTTCCACCTCTACCCCTACTCGGAGAGCGGCACGGAGCCGCTCTGCTACGACCCAAAGGACGGCAAGAACGCGTTCGCACAGGTGTTCTACGGCAAGATCCCGTGGCAGACAGGCAAGCGCATCAAAGTGCCACAGAAATACGACCCCAAGACGTTGTTGACCTCGGAGCGGTACATGGCCAAGTGGATGCAGCTCGCCACAGAGTTTGGCCTCCTAGGCCTGTCCAGCATTCAGTTCGGCAAGGGGCTCTTTCTGCCACAGGACGTCGCCAACTACTCACCATTTTGGAAGGACAACTTCCACGTTGTGACGGGGGTTGTCATGGTCGTCATCGCCCTCCTCACGCAGGTGTACGCGTATGTTGCCTTCAAGGCGCGCTCCAGGCGTGTCTATGCGCGCCGCAAAATTCGCTACGACGACGTCGTGAGCCCAACACTGCTGACGTTCTTCCTTGCGGTGAGCTTTGTCGTGATTGCTATGACCCACGTTGCACGGCGGTACGGCCCGATGCTGACGGGAAGCGATTCGTTCTAG
- the HSLU gene encoding ATP-dependent hsl protease ATP-binding subunit hslU, putative (TriTrypDB/GeneDB-style sysID: LpmP.09.0220) has product MFRLLSRPLRCVAAAASTPSPDVVQITKEKANKLDDLSPRAITKILDAYIVGQDAGKRAVAIALRNRWRRRQLSDAELRKEVVPKNMLLIGPTGVGKTEISRRMARITDAPFIKVEATKYTEVGFKGKDVESIIEDLYTNAKLKARRALEAERHAEALNMALDTVYSAWSVSQRMRGMDRSLLGAGKAEEGTSAAADDSASESEESPQQSQPHTFEYFREHYQEEPIKNDMVTIDITAPQAVTKPPKEGGIDLQSVGMLLGLGGEPKRLKMSVTKRVADAVPLATQEALDKLIDEASVNTLARALAEEEGVIFVDEIDKVVAEPSSANADVSSTGVQQDLLPLIEGSNVTMKDGSVIATDNILFICSGAFHVVKTSDMIAELQGRLPVRVELQALTENDFRRILTEPKFNLLRQQEEMMKTEKIEVVFTEDGVNELAKVTCAVNAQGQNIGARRLNTILERVMDPYSFNCEDYEGKKVEINAKVVHEATERLQKNVNLAKYLL; this is encoded by the coding sequence ATGTTTCGCCTCCTATCTCGGCCGCTGCGTTgcgtggctgccgctgccagcacACCGTCCCCTGACGTGGTGCAGATcacgaaggaaaaggcgaaCAAGCTCGATGATCTCTCGCCGCGGGCGATCACAAAGATTCTGGACGCCTACATTGTGGGACAGGATGCGGGCAAGCGCGCCGTGGCCATTGCACTCCGTAACCGCTGGCGTCGTCGGCAGCTCAGCGATGCCGAGCTGCggaaggaggtggtgccCAAGAACATGCTACTCATCGGCCCAACCGGTGTCGGCAAGACGGAGATCTCGCGTCGCATGGCGCGCATCACAGACGCCCCCTTTATCAAGGTCGAGGCCACAAAGTACACGGAGGTCGGCTTCAAGGGCAAGGACGTCGAGAGCATTATCGAGGACCTGTACACGAACGCCAAGCTCAAGGCGAGGCGCGCActcgaggcggagcggcacgCAGAGGCGCTGAACATGGCGCTGGACACCGTGTATAGCGCCTGGTCGGTGAGTCAGCGGATGCGAGGGATGGACCGCTCCCTGCTTGGCGCCGGCAAGGCCGAGGAAGGgacgtcggcagcagcagacgacaGCGCATCAGAGTCGGAGGAGTCACCGCAGCAGTCACAGCCACACACTTTTGAGTACTTCCGCGAGCACTACCAGGAGGAACCGATCAAGAACGACATGGTGACGATCGACATAACCGCCCCGCAGGCAGTGACAAAGCCACCGAAGGAAGGCGGCATTGATCTGCAGTCGGTCGGCATGCTGTTGGGACTGGGTGGGGAGCCGAAGAGGCTGAAGATGTCGGTGACAAAGCGGGTGGCTGACGCCGTGCCGCTGGCCACGCAAGAGGCACTAGACAAGCTCATCGACGAAGCCTCAGTAAACACACTGGCGCGTGCGCTggcggaagaagagggcgTCATATTTGTGGATGAGATCGACAAAGTAGTTGCCGAGCCGTCGAGCGCCAACGCCGACGTCAGCTCCACCGGAGTGCAGCAAGACCTGCTGCCGTTGATCGAGGGCTCCAACGTCACCATGAAGGACGGCAGCGTCATTGCGACGGACAACATTCTTTTCATCTGCTCCGGCGCTTTTCACGTGGTCAAGACGTCCGACATGATCGCGGAACTGCAGGGCCGACTGCCGGTGCGCGtagagctgcaggcgctgacGGAGAACGACTTCCGCCGTATCTTGACGGAACCCAAGTTCAACCTGCTGCGACAACAGGAGGAGATGATGAAGACAGAAAAGATCGAAGTCGTCTTCACTGAGGATGGCGTCAATGAGCTCGCCAAGGTGACCTGCGCGGTGAACGCCCAAGGTCAGAACATCGGGGCCCGTCGCCTCAACACGATTCTCGAGCGCGTCATGGACCCGTACAGCTTCAACTGCGAAGATTACGAGGGCAAGAAGGTGGAGATCAACGCCAAGGTGGTGCATGAGGCGACGGAAAGACTCCAGAAGAATGTGAACTTAGCTAAGTACCTGTtgtga
- a CDS encoding ubiqitin hydrolase, putative (TriTrypDB/GeneDB-style sysID: LpmP.09.0230): protein MSSTTSSRGQPRHELLKEEPMISFEVELDEAIELPCDVGTVAPTDAALSSLHWRKQTVTPVARTTPEDMTTQSGSSTASLRAAVCGNGMGLPNTTMTTGGVTSPVATSANTVATTYMAAAPSRKVTWKDTSASQRRAEAQASREDDFNPMVLCPLQNLGNTCYFNAGVQLLVNCPALVYAVRNSPFARRMQSHSAFNVYNVSVPVATVAAAATAKLYPKGGVATHALFQEFAALLARMEVGCSAGERAISPIRALDSLASVHPQFEGRSQQDASEMMTSLLTSLEEEGGQYVELAQLLQSFEEDAAALQQDAPAARIVTTVNPPFLGTGPSSPSEQHQRYYSEPYSVDEYSLSSRHPSRTDAILPGPRSAHFLAVLRLMEQVNRENEVLEQRVKHRQGKPYTGSFKPPRLHFNPLLDSFRGYTLSQVECHNCRAVSRVVSAFNGLMLDVPTAKQRRRYAMAHPNVPRRADWEEQLQHVKKPFRLSWWNPFSLCAAAWQHLKRLLQDPFPLPLWLDECLDIHFEPEMLRGCNKYRCETCGTTSEATKSETLLALPEYLLIHMKRFEVGRFFNSKKTDSVFFPASWRSLTEAQAAALLNERSETRSPLPEYLDLRRYLHSSVAPFAEPIPPCLLDTGTEPYQQQHASESRTRSPTSSIATTYTLDGIVNHHGGYDSGHYTVFLYKATEERQAWVYISDDEVVQAEDVVATDTEYVLLYRRQPLVQVAPESDEAEQLRRKACYYLSPSSSPYLTAYAAANVASPAISKSHSTTSASSYLTDSAAGGLPSATAVATAPWVYISRMWLQRVAFMHEPGPIVNRLCYCRPEDQGRVSMYQTIFPATVKVPAEVPHVHGPPVDWFYVPITEKDYAIFYNAFGGNVAVTANEYETLRAMQEKFCADIDAAERQRSGAARRASQR, encoded by the coding sequence ATGTCCTCTACGACGTCGTCGCGGGGGCAGCCGCGCCACGAGCTGCTCAAGGAAGAGCCGATGATCTCCTTTGAAGTGGAACTCGACGAGGCGATCGAGCTGCCGTGCGACGTGGGCACCGTCGCACCGACAGACGCCGCGCTGAGCTCACTACATTGGCGTAAACAGACCGTAACGCCGGTTGCAAGGACCACTCCAGAGGACATGACGACGCAGAGTGGTAGCAGCACCGCGAGCCTCAGAGCCGCCGTGTGCGGCAACGGCATGGGGCTCCCCAACACTACCATGACCACTGGCGGCGTCACCTCTCCCGTCGCCACGTCGGCCAACACAGTTGCCACGACCTacatggcggcggcgccgtcgcgaAAGGTAACGTGGAAAGACACCAGTGCGTCTCAGCGGCGTGCAGAGGCGCAGGCAAGCCGCGAAGATGATTTCAACCCGATGGTACTATGCCCGCTTCAGAACCTGGGCAACACGTGCTACTTCAACGcgggtgtgcagctgctcgtgAATTGCCCTGCTCTCGTCTACGCAGTTCGTAACTCACCGTTTGCGCGGAGGATGCAAAGCCACTCGGCCTTCAACGTCTACAACGTATCAGTACCAGTGGCAacggtggctgcagcggcaacggcgaagCTGTACCCGAAAGGGGGTGTCGCCACCCACGCACTCTTCCAGGAGTTTGCTGCCCTGCTCGCCCGCATGGAGGTGGGATGCTCAGCCGGTGAGAGGGCGATCTCGCCCATCCGTGCGCTCGACTCCCTCGCCAGCGTGCATCCGCAGTTTGAGGGTAGAAGCCAGCAAGATGCATCAGAGATGatgacgtcgctgctgaccagcttggaggaggaaggcggccAGTACGTCGAGCTGGCTCAGCTCCTGCAGTCGTTTGAAGAGGACgccgcggcactgcagcaggacgcgccagcagcgaggaTTGTCACGACTGTCAACCCGCCTTTTTTGGGAACTGGGCCCTCATCTCCCtcagagcagcaccagcgctaCTACAGTGAGCCCTACAGTGTCGATGAGTACTCCCTGTCGTCGCGGCACCCCTCTAGAACAGACGCCATCCTCCCGGGTCCGCGCAGCGCGCACTTCCTCGCTGTTTTGCGACTGATGGAACAGGTGAATCGTGAGAATGAGGTACTTGAGCAGCGTGTGAAGCACCGGCAAGGCAAGCCCTACACTGGCTCTTTCAAGCCTCCGCGACTACACTTCAACCCGCTGCTGGACAGTTTCCGGGGGTACACACTATCGCAGGTGGAGTGCCACAACTGCCGCGCAGTGTCGCGCGTGGTGAGCGCCTTCAACGGGTTGATGCTGGATGTGCCGACAGCaaagcagcgacggcgctaTGCGATGGCTCACCCGAACGTGCCGCGCCGTGCTGACTGGGAGGAGCAACTGCAGCACGTGAAGAAGCCCTTTCGTCTGAGCTGGTGGAATCCCTTCTCCctgtgcgcggcggcgtggcagcaCCTGAAGCGGCTCCTCCAGGACCCGTTCCCGCTCCCGCTGTGGCTGGACGAGTGCCTCGATATTCATTTCGAGCCGGAGATGCTGCGCGGGTGTAACAAGTACCGCTGCGAGACCTGCGGCACCACCAGCGAAGCCACCAAGTCGGAAACACTCCTCGCCCTACCCGAATACTTGCTCATCCACATGAAGCGCTTCGAAGTCGGCCGCTTCTTCAACAGCAAGAAGACGGACTCGGTTTTTTTCCCTGCCTCATGGCGGTCTCTGACGGAagcgcaggcagcggcgttgctcaacgagagaagcgagacgcggtcaccgctgccggagTACCTCGACCTGCGGCGCTacctgcacagcagcgtcgcaccATTCGCTGAGCCCATCCCACCCTGCCTGTTGGACACCGGTACCGAGCCctaccaacagcagcacgcgagcGAAAGCCGTACCAGAAGCCCCACCAGCTCCATCGCAACCACCTACACGCTAGACGGCATTGTCAACCACCACGGCGGCTACGACAGCGGCCATTACACCGTCTTCCTCTACAAAGCGAcggaggagcggcaggcgTGGGTGTACATTAGCGACGATGAGGTTGTGCAGGCGGAGGATGTGGTGGCGACAGACACCGAGTACGTCCTGTTATACCGCCGTCAACCCCTCGTGCAGGTGGCACCAGAGTCGGACGAGGCGGAACAGCTGCGCCGAAAGGCGTGCTactacctctctccctcctcctccccctaccTTACCGCctacgcagcagcaaacgTGGCAAGCCCAGCGATCAGCAAGTCACATAGCACgacctccgcctcttcctaCTTGACGGACTCCGCGGCTGGCGGGCTACCTTCCGCGACAGCAGTGGCGACCGCCCCGTGGGTGTACATCTCGCGCATGTGGCTTCAGCGCGTCGCCTTCATGCATGAGCCGGGCCCGATTGTGAATCGTCTGTGCTACTGCCGCCCAGAGGATCAGGGGCGGGTGAGCATGTATCAGACCATCTTTCCAGCGACAGTGAAGGTGCCGGCGGAGGTGCCCCACGTCCACGGCCCGCCGGTGGACTGGTTCTACGTGCCCATCACAGAGAAGGACTACGCCATTTTCTACAACGCGTTTGGCGGCAACGTAGCCGTAACGGCCAACGAATACGAGACCCTGCGCGCGATGCAGGAGAAGTTCTGCGCTGACATCGAcgcagcggagcggcagcgaagcggcgcagctcgccgTGCTTCCCAGCGCTGA
- the MCM4 gene encoding DNA replication licensing factor MCM4, putative (TriTrypDB/GeneDB-style sysID: LpmP.09.0240): MSAYSRSTQQRSEEYSYIWGTGIAVEVFRDEFRRYLETFTLGQVVTDPSRGTPRPNGREAAAASLRVANPLIAGSSGSTSSLANDTAAAAATTYALQEKYYLKEFLRMHMQGRSTLEVDFTWLQRAAPQLYVQSVHHPTECLQMMSAVAEEVYRDVLLLRHGIEVADDVLITVVAKKLPFMWTLKQLSPQHIEQLLSIKGMVIRISKIIPEIRVACFQCWNCQYQERSVSGDKGRIFEPTRCAHCGKTYSFKLQHNLSLYEDKQLVKVQESPEHVADGETPISIGVVVYGSMVDTVVPGDRVVITGVYRSTPLRLNANTRIIKSIFATHIDAVHMELVRATRATEPGMRKGSFANGNVVGASPHASTPMLATTKDAEVDLSRAALMDTARLDMFHSLAHRPDIYEVLLHSFSRTIWGHDDVKRGILAQLFGGTAKTFVFSERTGGGTAATASSNSAVFRSELNVLLCGDPGVAKSQLLTQVHEIAPRGVYTSGKGSSSVGLTAFVVQDTDTGELVLEPGALVLSDRGLCCIDEFDKMNEATRSVLHEVMEQQTLSIAKAGIIAQLNARTSILAAANPKDSQWNAQLNVVENLQIEPTLLSRFDLIFLLLDCHDAVEDRRLATHVLSLYMDTSHSAHTRRAVTDGSGTAGRHARLQGGSSDGCYGEEDEATQWRSTVSVGQSTVSSADAAGTANTHVDAATGLPVEVRMELDGEVFLQGPPDAPYMPAGILSEYIALARETIFPRLTEASHKRLARCYVELRQARGSSCTVSATLRQLESMIRLSEAHAKMRYSSDVSVEDVEEAKRIISVALKKSATDPTTGLINLDMFHAADPGKNTVEGNMRRLEELLKRRYLAQGRRSIAVAELRSVFNEQQSGAARPVAPAQFVELLALLSGGDVVQSFTATTVTLVMTGVAPAAATM; the protein is encoded by the coding sequence ATGAGCGCGTACAGTCGgtcgacgcagcagcgctcggAGGAGTACTCATATATTTGGGGCACCGGTATCGCCGTGGAGGTGTTTCGCGACGAGTTCCGCCGCTACCTTGAAACATTCACACTCGGTCAGGTGGTGACCGATCCATCACGGGGCACACCTCGCCCCAACGGCCgtgaggcggcagcggcaagctTGCGCGTGGCGAATCCGTTGATTGCtggcagtagcggcagcacgAGCTCGCTTGCAAAtgacaccgccgcagcagcagccacaacgTACGCGCTTCAGGAGAAATATTACCTGAAGGAGTTCCTGCGCATGCATATGCAGGGCCGCAGCACACTCGAGGTGGACTTTACGTGGTTGCAAcgagcggcaccgcagctgtACGTGCAGTCGGTGCACCACCCCACCGAGTGCCTGCAGATGATGTCGgccgtggcggaggaggtctACCGTGAtgtcctgctgctccgccacggCATCGAGGTGGCAGATGATGTGCTCATCACTGTCGTGGCGAAGAAGCTGCCCTTCATGTGGACGCTGAAGCAACTGAGTCCGCAGCACattgagcagctgctgagcatCAAGGGAATGGTGATTCGCATCTCGAAGATCATTCCGGAGATTCGAGTAGCGTGCTTCCAGTGCTGGAACTGCCAGTACCAGGAACGTAGCGTGAGTGGGGACAAGGGCCGCATATTCGAGCCAACCCGTTGCGCGCACTGTGGAAAGACCTACTCCTTCAAACTGCAGCACAACCTGTCGCTCTACGAAGACAAGCAGCTCGTCAAGGTGCAGGAATCGCCAGAGCACGTCGCAGACGGCGAGACGCCTATCTCGATTGGTGTCGTCGTGTATGGCAGCATGGTCGACACAGTCGTGCCAGGCGACCGTGTCGTTATCACAGGTGTGTACCGCTCCACCCCACTTCGACTCAATGCCAACACACGCATCATCAAGAGCATCTTCGCCACCCACATCGACGCCGTCCACATGGAGCTGGTGCGTGCGACCCGTGCAACAGAGCCGGGGATGAGGAAGGGCTCATTCGCCAACGGCAACGTCGTAGGCGCCAGTCCCCACGCTTCCACTCCGATGCTAGCGACAACGAAGGATGCAGAGGTAGACCTGTCAcgtgcggcgctgatggATACGGCGCGCCTTGACATGTTCCACTCCCTCGCCCATCGCCCCGACATCTACGAGGTGCTCCTTCACTCCTTCTCCCGGACCATCTGGGGCCACGACGACGTCAAGCGTGGCATTCTGGCGCAGCTCTTTGGCGGTACGGCGAAGACGTTCGTGTTCAGCGAGCGCaccggtggcggcactgcagcgacggcgagcagcaacagcgctgtCTTCCGCTCCGAGCTCAACGTGCTGCTATGTGGCGACCCCGGCGTAGCCAagtcgcagctgctcacgCAGGTGCATGAGATCGCGCCGCGCGGCGTGTACACCTCCggcaagggcagcagcagcgtcggccTCACCGCCTTCGTTGTTCAGGACACTGACACAGGGGAGTTGGTGCTAGAGCCGGGTGCACTCGTCCTCTCCGACCGTGGCCTGTGCTGCATCGACGAATTCGACAAGATGAACGAGGCTACCCGGTCGGTGCTGCACGAGGTAATGGAGCAGCAGACCTTGTCCATCGCCAAGGCCGGCATCATTGCGCAGCTCAACGCTCGCACGTCCATCCTGGCTGCGGCCAACCCGAAGGACTCACAATGGAATGCGCAGCTAAACGTTGTCGAAAACCTCCAGATCGAGCCGacgctgctctctcgctttgacctcatcttcctcctcctcgactgcCACGACGCCGTGGAGGATCGGCGACTAGCCACGCACGTCCTCTCGCTTTACATGGACACCTCGCATAGCGCGCACACTCGGCGCGCCGTTACTGATGGTAGCGGGACGGCTGGCAGACATGCGCGGCTGCAGGGCGGCTCCAGTGATGGCTGCTacggtgaggaggacgaggcgacgcagtggcgcagcacagTTAGCGTAGGGCAGTCGACCGTGTCGTCGGCGGACGCCGCGGGCACTGCGAACACGCACGTGGATGCGGCTACCGGGCtgccggtggaggtgcgTATGGAGCTGGACGGGGAGGTGTTCCTGCAGGGTCCGCCCGATGCGCCGTACATGCCGGCCGGTATCCTGTCCGAGTACATTGCACTGGCACGCGAGACCATCTTTCCTAGACTGACAGAGGCGTCGCACAAGCGCCTCGCACGGTGCTAtgtggagctgcgccaggcCCGCGGCAGCAGTTGCACCGTCTcagcgacgctgcggcagctcgaGTCGATGATTCGGCTCTCCGAGGCCCACGCAAAGATGCgctacagcagcgacgtctcCGTCGaggatgtggaggaggcgaagcggaTCATCAGCGTTGCTCTAAAAAAGTCCGCGACGGATCCGACCACGGGGCTCATCAACCTCGACATGTTCCATGCCGCCGACCCTGGCAAGAATACGGTGGAGGGAAACATGCGGCGGCTGGAGGAACTGCTGAAGCGCCGCTACCTCGCTCaggggcggcgcagcattGCTGTGGCGGAGTTGCGCTCTGTGTTCAACGAGCAACAGTCCGGCGCGGCACGGCCCGTGGCCCCGGCGCAGTTTGTGGAGCtcctcgcccttctctccggCGGCGACGTAGTGCAGTCTTTCACTGCTACGACGGTAACACTGGTGATGACCGGAgtggcgccggcagcagcgacaatgTGA
- a CDS encoding hypothetical protein (TriTrypDB/GeneDB-style sysID: LpmP.09.0250) — MPLIRPGMPKPPHGFDAVLAKLEKYDEQMKLATQEESKGVIGVTTRPRHDGRSSGSGARKRTRDGNDNANNGAMALPAEASSAIAAVESEVDSYIVGEEKVEAKGGAPVPPLWHMAAINRARTRYVFLAYYKQHSISKEVYDYCVEMRLIDGGLARRWRLPGYERLCCTACGVPGAASLAASITSKYALRDRQERRLSTSASQQRIDDTATCICRVPAAQRKNKYFVACAVCGCRGCCSADAVKVTTERGDGDGKTDRTREEPLTDAPSGET; from the coding sequence ATGCCGCTTATACGGCCCGGCATGCCAAAGCCACCACACGGCTTCGATGCTGTGCTGGCCAAACTGGAGAAGTACGATGAGCAGATGAAGCTGGCCACCCAAGAGGAATCGAAGGGTGTCATTGGGGTGACCACACGGCCTCGGCACGACGGTCGtagtagcggcagcggcgctcgcaAGCGCACCCGCGATGGCAATGACAATGCTAACAACGGTGCAATGGCACTGCCTGCAGAGGCATCCTCAGCAATCGCAGCCGTGGAGAGTGAAGTCGACTCCTACATagtgggagaagagaaggtggaggctAAGGGAGGGGCGCCAGttccgccgctgtggcacaTGGCCGCTATCAACCGCGCTAGGACTCGCTACGTCTTCCTCGCCTACTACAAGCAGCACAGCATATCCAAAGAGGTGTACGACTACTGCGTTGAGATGAGGCTGATTGACGGCGGACTTgcccggcggtggcgcctgccAGGGTACGAGCGGCTCTGCTGCACGGCGTGCGGTGTGCCCGGAGCAGCGAGCCTAGCCGCGAGCATCACCTCCAAGTACGCCCTGCGAGATCGACAGGAGCGACGACTCTCCACCTcagcgtcgcagcagcgcatcgacgACACTGCCACCTGCATCTGCCGAGTGCCGGCGGCCCAGCGCAAGAACAAGTACTTTGTGGCGTGTgcggtgtgtgggtgccgcGGCTGTTGCTCTGCAGATGCCGTGAAGGTGACGACGGAaagaggcgacggcgacggcaagACGGACAGGACGCGGGAGGAACCGCTCACCGACGCACCTAGCGGAGAGACGTAG